From Cucumis melo cultivar AY chromosome 1, USDA_Cmelo_AY_1.0, whole genome shotgun sequence, a single genomic window includes:
- the LOC127148366 gene encoding uncharacterized protein LOC127148366 — MTIANNIKSIIKKTEDAKEFMKSVEKCSQSESADKSLAGILMNTLTNIKFDGSRTIHEHILEMTNLIARLKTMGIEVNENFSVTFILNFLPSEYGPFHMNYNTLKDKWNAHELQSMLIQEEARLKKPIIHSANLMGHKGAGKKPGKKEWQGQPWTIKGIPYDPNHKPK, encoded by the exons ATGACGAtagcaaacaatattaagtcCATAATTAAGAAAACTGAAGATGCTAAGGAATTTATGAAATCTGTGGAAAAATGTTCTCAGTCAGAGTCGGCTGACAAGTCACTTGCTGGAATACTTATGAATACTTTAACCAACATCAAGTTTGATGGTTCTCGTACTATACATGAGCATATCCTTGAAATGACGAACTTGATAGCAAGGTTAAAGACCATGGGAATAGAAGTTAATGAGAATTTTTCGGTAACATTTATCCTTAATTTCTTACCTTCAGAGTATGGTCCATTTCACATGAACTATAACACTCTGAAAGATAAATGGAATGCGCATGAATTACAAAGTATGCTCATTCAAGAGGAAGCGAGACTTAAGAAACCAATAATTCACTCTGCCAATCTCATGGGTCACAAAGGAGCTGGAAAGAAACCTGGAAAAAAAGAATGGCAAGGGCAACCATGGACAATTAAAG GGATTCCTTACGACCCAAACCACAAACCCAAATGA
- the LOC103501245 gene encoding uncharacterized protein LOC103501245 produces the protein MEDRQSKRSSRTSIIKGLNASIRPMNIQMDNHLVIGGTRHYHQETNCKSPTIVDCYNIMNHYASSTSGSNSFGSRGAGLSLSPLSAIENLETPPVKSPQIYGTPMKVDEEVIVMDGILISSIHGEAKIVRSPLDSGSGGGGKNQYRSDICRYWEDSGSCRFGNKCQFAHGKEDLRPGRLPVRTKTKFSETYGSKFRNNHSLSGISATTTTQSNSNLVDTITKTELSKREGLTPTSSTLKRQTNTNPTLISTISIIDWSPEDDGIKDWSPEDDGIKIVVPGTESTKREDVNQHIHEVLYGSTTERTKKRLPVFSQLCSEELQEE, from the exons ATGGAAGATCGTCAAAGCAAGAGAAGCTCCAGAACGTCCATTATCAAAGGCCTAAATGCTTCAATTCGGCCTATGAACATTCAAATGGACAATCACTTGGTAATTGGGGGAACCAGACACTATCACCAGGAAACTAACTGTAAAAGTCCGACAATCGTCGATTGTTACAATATTATGAATCACTATGCTAGCAGCACTTCTGGAAGCAATAGCTTTGGTTCTCGGGGAGCAGGGTTGTCATTATCACCACTTTCGGCGATTGAGAATTTGGAAACACCACCTGTAAAGTCTCCACAAATTTATGGAACTCCCATGAAGGTCGATGAAGAAGTGATAGTAATGGATGGGATTTTGATCAGTTCAATTCATGGGGAAGCAAAGATAGTGAGGTCTCCATTAGATTCTGGAAGTGGTGGAGGGGGGAAAAATCAATACAGATCGGACATTTGCCGCTACTGGGAGGATTCTGGTAGCTGCCGCTTTGGCAACAAATGCCAG TTTGCGCATGGAAAGGAGGACCTTCGGCCAGGTCGTTTACCAGTTAGAACCAAGACTAAG TTCAGCGAAACGTATGGTTCCAAGTTCCGCAACAATCATTCACTATCAGGAATATCTGCGACAACCACAACGCAATCAAACTCAAACTTGGTAGATACAATCACCAAAACTGAACTAAGCAAAAGAGAAGGTCTTACTCCAACATCCTCGACATTAAAACGGCAAACGAACACTAACCCTACCCTTATTTCGACCATTTCTATCATCGATTGGTCGCCTGAAGATGATGGGATCAAAGATTGGTCGCCTGAAGATGATGGCATAAAAATTGTTGTCCCCGGAACAGAGTCGACAAAAAGAGAAGATGTAAACCAACACATCCATGAGGTTCTTTATGGTTCCACCACTGAGAGGACTAAAAAGAGACTCCCAGTTTTCAGTCAACTTTGCTCTGAAGAACTACAAGAAGAATAA